The nucleotide window cttcttCATAGCACCTGTGTCCTCCTGTGCCCCTCTGGAGCTCCTTTTCACCACACTCCGTGGTCCCCTTCTACTCTCTGGGTTTCTGTGGTAATTCCAGTTTATACACTCACGTCCATAAATAGAGAACATGTGAAATTTGCCTTTCATGCAGTATTgttgtattttctagttccatttatctgcaaaggtcatgatttcacttttttctttacagcccaagagaattccattgtgtgtagTGGTTggtggttttctttgtttgtttgtttgtttttgttttgttttgttttattttgttttgaaggtttttcaagacagggtttccctgtgtaacagccctggctgttccaggaactcactttgtagaccaggctggccttgaactcacagagatccgcctgcttctgcctcccaagtgctgggattaaaggcctgcgccactatgcccagccatTGTGTATACTTAGCACATCTTTGTTAATCCATTCATCAGTGGAGGGACATCAGTTGGTTTCCATTTCCTCACTGTTGTTAGCAGAGCCTCAGTGAACATGTAGTATCGGTGGAGTAGGATGTTGATGAGTCCTCTGGACATAGCCAAGGAGAGTGGTTATAGCTGAATCATACAAAGATctacttttagctttttgagatttctccacattgatttccatagaggCTGTGCCAGTTAGCAGTCCCACCAACATTGAGTGAGTAAGGGTTCCCCATTCCCCACACCCGTGCCAGCATTTGTTAGTTGTTTTCTTGAccatggccattctgactggggtgaggtgAAAACtcaaaagttgttttaatttcatttccttagttgctaaggatattgaacacatttaacaaatatttttatttcttttgtgaacTCTGTTCAGATAGTGGCCCagttttaaattgggttgttttcttgattctttaAGTTTTTATTGTATTGGGTTTTCTTTccatatattctggatattaattctCCATCAGATGTATAGCTGACAGAAATTCTCTCCCACTATCTGGGCTTCCTCTTCACTGTGTTGTTTCTTTTGCTATATAAAGGTTTTTTAGTTTGGTACCATTTATCAGTTATTGGCCTGAATTCCTGAGTGAAAGTCCTTAGCTACGTCTATATCTTGTAAACACtgcttatgttttcttctagtgctttcgcCATTTCAGGCTTCACACTGAGGTCATTGTCCATTTGGAACTGATTATGAGCAGGGTAATAGATaatgggtctaatttcattctttcacATGTGGGCATCCAGTTTCCCAGGATCATTATTGAAGATGCAGTCTTTCtctttattgtgtatttttggGCATCTTTGTCAATTATGGGATGACTGTAATTGTATGAACACATTTGGGTCTTTTGTCccattgatctacatgtctaTTAGTATTATTTTGGTGTTTTCTAATAGGATGTCTGCTTAGCTTTTTATTTAGGTTGTGTCTTTGCTGTACTTTGTTcattgttttgtgggttttgtttctgGATATGTCAGGTAAATGCTGCacctttttattttacattctttgGCAGAATACTCTTCACTTTTAGATAGAGCTTTGGGTTTAAAtcagaaaacatttgttttattatgtgaACATTTCCTTTACACATTTCCTAAACCTTACACTGACATAAGAATGCAAAAATAGTGTTTGTGCTAAGAATGTGAGATTTACCAAGTGtggtatcacatgcctttaattctagaactagacaggcagaagcaggcagatacctgagttctaggtcagtctggtctacaaaagtAAGACCTTGcctctttaaaaaaggaaaaaaaaagggggggggagtgaTATATAAGTATAGTTTATCCAGTGAGAAACCACTATGATTTCTGTCAAATGTGTGGGGTACAGCAAAAATGTCATTATCACATACTAGCTGCATTGCTGTAGGGTAGACTATTGTATGAAAATTAAGACCTTGTGAATATTGTATGTGAATCTGAGGCTTTGCAGTTCTCTTCATAAACCACACAAGTAGATGTTAATGGAAAACACTGAAATCCAAAGATGTACATTTTCTCAGTGTTTGTCACATCTAGTACTTACAACATGACACTTAGCTGTAATTCTGATGGTGAGtcaaatccttttttaaaatttatttattttataagaataatGGTTTTGCTTACATTTATGTCTTTATGTACCTGCTGTATGCCTAGTTCCCGGGATGATGTCAGATTCCCCTGCGATTAGAGTTACAGAAACTGAGCTGCTATgtcatatgggtcctgggaatcaaacctgagtcctctggagagGAACCAGTGCtctaaactactgagccatctttctggttttctcaaaactctttgtaaaatgattattgtcttttttatttactgTGATTATTCTCTATCCAGTAACAAAGTCGTTTATGATGTTCAGTAAAATGTTTGGGTGCAAAAGAATGCTTGAGAAAACATTCTGTTTGTAAATAAACTGACAGTTATTATTTGTGTTACCTCTCTGGTAAAGTTGAAATTGAGCGGTCAGCATTTAGAACACTGCACTACATTTTCTCCATCATGGGTTTTGACACGGTTTTCAGTGTTCTTTTATATTGCTCGGTGGCTCCTGCATTCCTTTTTTTGCTCGACACAGCACAGGACTCCATAAAGCTCACTATGGAGCACTGCTCCTAGTTTGTTACACTTAGGACTCAAACTATACAATTATTCCTTTGCAGTATCCCTTTTACTATTCAACGACTATGTGAATTGCTAACAGATCCAAGAAGAAATTATACAGGAACAGACAAATTTCTCCGAGGAGTAGAAAAGGTATGTATTCTATCACATGAATTAAAGTGAAACCTAATAGGTTCCAGAAAAGACAGTGGCATGAGTTGTTTCGTAGACTGTCTACTGAGTTATTTTGCTTTCTAAATTCCATTCTATGTTTCAGAGAGAAATTTAtaagcagaggcagaaaaaagGCCCAAGAGGTCCTAGGCAACCATTATTTTAAGTTTGAGGAAAGCTGCTTATtcggttttatttaatttattgtctattttattttattttattttatttttgttttcttttctgagacagggtttctctgtatatagccctggctggcctggaactcactctatagaccaggctggcttcaaacctagagatctgtctgcccctgcctcccaagtgttggaattaaaggtgtgtgtcaccactacctggcttgttttgttttttattttacaaacattTGCTTTgttaagcattaaaaaaaaaagcccaccagAAAGACGTAAGTGTTAGCAGTACGTTATAAATGTCGTTGTGGAATTCTGAATTCTGGAATTCAGAGGCACACAACCTTAGAAACTTGTGTGTAAGAGCATTTTAGTGATATATTGAGTAGAAAGCTCTAGTTCACATTATGGGTGGCAGGGTACTGctacggtggtggtggtggtggtggtggtggtggtggtggtggtggtggtggtggtggtggtggtggtggtggtggtggaaataACACAAAGATGTCAAAGTGTTTGAATGATCAAAACATTAAATCACTGGAAGGAGTAATTGGATCAACTGAATTTGGACAAATGACTAATTCTCATATGGTAGTTGATCCTAAAACAGTTGACATTAGAattttttgtttcaaaaaaatcacttCTTTTACTCTGGGAACAGGAATCTTAGCCCATTAACTTTGGGATTTCTGGTAGTTCTTGGGTTATCAGACTCATACATTTTGTTAATCCTTTCTGTTGCCTATTGAATGAGATTCTGAAGAGCAGAATGCTGCAGGGTTCATCGGTACTTCAACTTGGGGACCCTTACTAATTGTGTATGGGATGCTTTTGATGAACAGATAGGATATGACTGGTACCTTTGCCACCTCCGTGCTGCCATGTTATACAGTGTGAGCCAAGGATTTAAACATAATCTAGGTGATAGGGCTGTGAGGGGACCTTCAAATACTCTGCTGGGATAGTTTCCAAAGGAGGGCGTTTGAGTATTGCTCTATAGATAAGGAAATTCATCACTCTTGtactaaatatttaaattctaaaatagTTTTAGAAGAGACTGGGGATTTGGCTCCCACAGGCATCACATTTGTTGGGGGGGATGCCACAccagtgtgaggaccagagtttggatccttaGATCCAGTGTAAGTGCTGGTGGATGTGCTGGCCTGCTTGTAATGAATTCCAGctttgagaggtagagacagggatCCACAGAGCAAGCTGACTATCGAGCTCTGGGTTTcattgagagatcctgtcttgttGAATGAGATGGAAGACCGTTGGGGCCCTCTATGTGTAAGTGCATGCATGTACTTGTGCATGCccaggaaaatggaaaataaaatggaCTGTACTTTTACATACACTACACATTGTCTGAGTTCCAaagtatgctttaaaaaaaaaaaaaaaaaactagtaagaagaaattaaaaaaatgaatcaacATTCTCACAGTATAGCTTGGTGAGTTTCCAGGAGTCATAATGCCATTTATCTGAtttaaattattgaaattataagaaaagaaaatacttcagCCTTGCATGgtagtacaagcctttaatctcagcatctgggagtcagaggcaagtcCATCTcttgagttcttggccagcctggtctacagagtgaattccaggccagctaaggctttagaaagggtgggggtggaagtagagatcaggccctctgaggtGGCTCAGCCCATCACAGCACATATCTCCCAGGCCTGATCTGAGACCTGTGTGATGGAGGGTGCTGcctccttgaactcagagacacaAAGGCATGCAAGATAAATgacagagcaagccagtgagtgtGCAGTGAGACCTCTTGAAGTCCTTCTTGCTGCTCATAGTTTTCtggattttgttattgtttttgtttgtaaccAGTTGCTTTCAGTTAGAATAGATGGAGGCTTAATGTGAGAGTTTCAGACAAGTTGTTCAACTGTTGTTAACTGTGCTTTGCTTTCACTCATTGAGTCACTACTTTTGTTATTTCAGAATGTGATGGTTGTTAGCTGTGTGTGTCCTTCTTCAGAGTAAGTATAGagaattttctaattattttaaaatgttaaagtagTGTGCATTTATTTTCTATGTAACTAAATATACTTCAGTACATGTGAAATCTACCACCTGGTCCCTGAGGTGGAATGTTGCCAAAATACTGCTCAAGTGTTTCCAGTAGAGAGATTTGCACTAAAGAGACTGATTACTTACTACACTTCTGGCCACCTAGATGATTTTCTAGGGGTGGCTGTTAGGTTTGGAATAAGATACTTCATGGTATTCTCCATGGTGGACAGGTATTGTTAGTTGTCAGGATTTCTATGCCAAATTAAGGACTTGGTTCCAGGCATGTGTTCAGCCATGACACCATTAGCAATTAGGCCACCTGCATAATTCTTTGTTGTGGGTGGATGTCCTGGAAATTGCACGcacactcacagagagacttgAGTGCCCTGGAGTGTGTGAAGGTCGGGGACAAGAGGCCCAAGATAAGATTCATTGGCTTAATCTTAAGTGCCATTTATTTCTTagacaattttttaattttttttaattttttatttttttgggtttttttttcgagacagggtttctctgtgtagctttgcgcctttcctggaactcacttggtagcccaggctagccttgaactcacagagatccacctggctctgcctcccgagtgctgggattaaaggcgtgcgccaccaccgcccggctgacaatTTTGTTTTAAGAGTTCATGACTTTGTCTTGCTACGTCAGATACTGAGATAATCCCTTGATGCTTCTTGGTAGGGGGGAATAAAAAGTATGCAAAATTGATTTCCTTTTGaattaaatgttttgcttttctgatgAATATGAAGTTACCTGAAGAACATTCCAGGAGATTCAAAAGCAAGTGTCATTGACTAATAGTTGTTTCTCCtccatacttgtgtgtgtgtgtgtgtgtgtgtgcgcgcgcgtgcgcgcgcacgcacgtgcgcgcgcgcttATCTGTGTTTGAATTTGACAGccccagctttttgttttgttttttaaagacccagattattattctttttaacgTGTTTATTTTGCTTCCTATGTGTTGAGtgtttttgcctgaatgtatgtataccTTGTGCATGCCATGTAGTTCAGAAGCAGGCATGAGctcttctggaattggagttatagatgattatgagccactgtgaggattctgggaacagaacacaAGTCCTCTGGATGAGCGAGCAGCTTGTGTTCTCTTGCCTGTTGAACTATTTCTTCAGTCTTACACCCAGTTATTATCAAAATTAAAGAAGTGAGCCATTCAtaacccctcccttcctctgtgtcttcctttattgcattattttatttttttattttgagacaggatcttattctatggccctagctgacctggaacttgctatgtagtccatgcTGACCTTGAGCTCAGAGCTTTACTTACCTttgcctcccagtgttgggattaaagtcatgtgctaccatgcccagctgaagtgttttcttttattacagGAAGAACAGTTCTAATAGTTTAAACCGAATGAATGGTGTTATGTTTCCTGGAAACTCACCAAACTATACTGACAGGTGAGaatattgtatgtatgtggggtttttttgtttgtttgtttgttttttttttttttttttttttttaactatctaGGGTGTTTGAGTTAGCaggctaactttttttttaatgcgaCATTTTATGGGGAAGATACAAGATCTATGTTGTAGGTTATACCGGGCTACATTTGCATGGATCTGAAAGCCAGAATTAGTGCAAATACTTGTGATATGTACTTTAAAggggtgatatatatatatatatatatatatatatatatatatatatatatatatatataatttttcctaAAAGTAGAAAATGATATTGGTTTATCTCATTATAGGTCTAATATAAATGGGCCTGGAACACCCAGGCCACTTAATCGACCAAAGCTTTCTTTGTCAGCCTCCTTGACAACAAATGGTTTGCCTGAGAGCACAGATAGCAAAGAGTCAGACCTACAGCCAAGTGAAGAGAAAGTCCACAGgtttgtgtgttttatatttaaagagagacagaaagaagctcATAGAAATTTAATATCTGTTAATGGCTTTTAGCACTATTTACTAGTCACAAGGTACATGGACCTTTCTATACTTATGGGTTCCATCTCTGGGTTTGGTAGATTCAACCAGTAAAAGATGAAAACTAATTGAGGAAGAAAATTGCTTTTGTACTGGTTACGTACAGACTTTGTCCCCTGTGCCCAGAGTGTTTACTTGCATTAGGTAGGTACTGTGTCACCTAGCAGTGAGGTAAAATGGAAGGGAGGCTCTGCAAATATTGAGCCTTTTATATAGAGAGTTGGAGCTCTTCAGATTTTGGTGCCCTGGGGTCCTGGAACTTCCATGGGTCCTGTGGGATGTGACCGATTTACTGTTCTGAGGGTCAGAACAGGCCTTGATGTAGCTGTAGGAGCTATGGTTTCTGTGTTAGTACAGCCGAAGGTGAATGTAGACAAGATTTTCTAGAATTTCCCAGAAAGGTTGAACTTGCCAGGTAGGTTCCAATAGGAACATCCATGAACCAGTTCAGATTGCTTTGGGATTGTTCTGTGTTTTCTCAGCACGGGTACTTGCAGTTAATTTGACTGTGCAGTCTGTTAAGGATTCAGTTTACAGATGAGAATGTAGATCATGAGGAAAATAATTGTATTAATAACACTTCAAAAACCATCAGCAGTGATTCTCCAGGATCCGAATCCGAGGTTTCCTCACTGAGCCCtgttaaaaacaaacatccaGATGAAGATGCTGTGGAGGCCGAGGAGCATGAGGTGAAAAGACTGCGGTTTGATAAGGAAGGTGAAGTCcgagagccagccagccagacggTGTGCAGTGACGGCTCAGTCAGAGCACAGGACGCGGAAGCAGCGTCGTCCCCTCCGGAGCAGGACAGGGAAGGTCGCAGCAGGCAGCACTGCACAGAAGAGgacgacgaggaggaggaggacgaggaagaggaggaggaggaaggtgagaGGGGAAGAGTCCCCTGAGTGTGGTTGCTAACGAACCGTAGATAACAGAATTCATGAAACATAGCTGGGtgtattttgaaaatcaaatttaactacaacatttgcttatttttagaaTCTTTTATGACACCAAGAGAAATCGTCCCAGAaaggaaaaatcaagaaaaagaatcTGAAGACACCTTAGCTGTGAATGAAGAGCCTTCAGAGGAGGGTGCTCCCATGGAGGACTCGGAGCGGTCTCCAGCTCAGAGAGGTCCTCCCCCAGAGAGGAGGGACGGCACAGGGGCTGTGAGGAGTGGTTCTGACTGCCTGGAGACGGAAGAGCCGGGAgggcccaggaaagctggagaggGTGTCTCGGTGTCACCCATGGAGAACGACGACGACGATGACACCACAGACGTCACCGACGAACCCATGGAACAAGACTTAACGACTTAGAGACACTTAGAGCAGTATTTTACATACAGTTCTGGTTTTACACTGTATCAAACTTTTAAGTAATAAAGTGGACCTTTagttttacaagaaaaacaggcTGTAAAATAAAGAACCTTAAGAATAAACCCTGAAAGAGTTGTGCGTGGAAGAGCTGTGAACACCAGCTCCTCTAGGTCCTGCTTATTGctgattttcttgttttgtttggtttttgcttgtttttttttttttttcctttcttttttggtgtACTCAAATCAGTGGTTtgtgtatagatttttttttaatttagaattaaagtttttaaactggaagataattataattttgaaaactttttaaagatgATCACATTTGGTTTATACATACACAAGGAAGATTTTTGTCTTGTCTCTAGTGGTTTCCATATTTCAGT belongs to Peromyscus eremicus chromosome 3, PerEre_H2_v1, whole genome shotgun sequence and includes:
- the Ppp4r2 gene encoding serine/threonine-protein phosphatase 4 regulatory subunit 2 isoform X2, whose protein sequence is MDVERLQEALKDFEKRGKKEVCPVLDQFLCHVAKTGETMIQWSQFKGYFIFKLEKVMDDFRTSAPEPRGPPNPNVEYIPFDEMKERILKIVTGFNGIPFTIQRLCELLTDPRRNYTGTDKFLRGVEKNVMVVSCVCPSSEKNSSNSLNRMNGVMFPGNSPNYTDRSNINGPGTPRPLNRPKLSLSASLTTNGLPESTDSKESDLQPSEEKVHSDSPGSESEVSSLSPVKNKHPDEDAVEAEEHEVKRLRFDKEGEVREPASQTVCSDGSVRAQDAEAASSPPEQDREGRSRQHCTEEDDEEEEDEEEEEEEESFMTPREIVPERKNQEKESEDTLAVNEEPSEEGAPMEDSERSPAQRGPPPERRDGTGAVRSGSDCLETEEPGGPRKAGEGVSVSPMENDDDDDTTDVTDEPMEQDLTT
- the Ppp4r2 gene encoding serine/threonine-protein phosphatase 4 regulatory subunit 2 isoform X1, producing the protein MDVERLQEALKDFEKRGKKEVCPVLDQFLCHVAKTGETMIQWSQFKGYFIFKLEKVMDDFRTSAPEPRGPPNPNVEYIPFDEMKERILKIVTGFNGIPFTIQRLCELLTDPRRNYTGTDKFLRGVEKNVMVVSCVCPSSEKNSSNSLNRMNGVMFPGNSPNYTDRSNINGPGTPRPLNRPKLSLSASLTTNGLPESTDSKESDLQPSEEKVHSSDSPGSESEVSSLSPVKNKHPDEDAVEAEEHEVKRLRFDKEGEVREPASQTVCSDGSVRAQDAEAASSPPEQDREGRSRQHCTEEDDEEEEDEEEEEEEESFMTPREIVPERKNQEKESEDTLAVNEEPSEEGAPMEDSERSPAQRGPPPERRDGTGAVRSGSDCLETEEPGGPRKAGEGVSVSPMENDDDDDTTDVTDEPMEQDLTT
- the Ppp4r2 gene encoding serine/threonine-protein phosphatase 4 regulatory subunit 2 isoform X3, whose translation is MIQWSQFKGYFIFKLEKVMDDFRTSAPEPRGPPNPNVEYIPFDEMKERILKIVTGFNGIPFTIQRLCELLTDPRRNYTGTDKFLRGVEKNVMVVSCVCPSSEKNSSNSLNRMNGVMFPGNSPNYTDRSNINGPGTPRPLNRPKLSLSASLTTNGLPESTDSKESDLQPSEEKVHSSDSPGSESEVSSLSPVKNKHPDEDAVEAEEHEVKRLRFDKEGEVREPASQTVCSDGSVRAQDAEAASSPPEQDREGRSRQHCTEEDDEEEEDEEEEEEEESFMTPREIVPERKNQEKESEDTLAVNEEPSEEGAPMEDSERSPAQRGPPPERRDGTGAVRSGSDCLETEEPGGPRKAGEGVSVSPMENDDDDDTTDVTDEPMEQDLTT